The Bacteroidota bacterium genome segment CCGTTTATCCCGTTGGGTAAAATCCTACGGGATGAATAAAAAGAATGCAAAAATAAAAAACAAATGATAATCGCTACTTCTTTTTCTCCTTCACCAATTCCAATCCGCATTTAGGACAGTTGCCCGGCTTTGCTTCTTTTACTTCAGGGCAGCCGCCACAAGGGCAAACATAAGCGAGTTCGCTTTTTGCCGAATCATTTTTCATAGCGGAAACTCCTTTGGAAGTATCGGGCTTCACCGCATCATTTTGTTTTTTTTCTTCTGTGGTTCCGCAACTGAAAAGAGTGAATGAAAAAATAACTGCGGCTGATAAAAATAAGTTCTTCATAAATTTTATTTCTTGTTTAATTTATTTTCCATTTCCTTTAAAAGTTTTTCTTTCTCCTTTAATTCTTTTCTGAGTTTTTTTATTTCGTCATCCAGAATATTTCCTTTAGAATCTTTTTTTAACGTGGTTCGCAATTCAATTCCATCTTTTCCCCAGATATTCACGTTGTAATAAAGTTCTTCATCGTATTTTAATTCATAGGTTGTATCGTGAAACAAACTATAAAGAGGAATACGCAATGCTTTTGAAATTAACTCAAGCGTGCGCACTTCGAGAGAATTATCAGCAAATTGTTTGTCTAATGCTTTTTCAGAAATTCCAACGTGCTCAGCCAATTCAGCATAGGAATGGTTTTGAAATTTCAGCACCTGCAGAACTTTATCTTTCAAATTAATTTTTTCACTCATGATAAATTAATGCGGTGATGGAGGAGTAACGGGCGGAGGCGGAGAAGAAATTTCTCCTTTGAAATTTTTCTGATACTCTTCCCACTTAGTTGTCGGGTATGCATTCTCCCCGAAATATTTCAGAATGGGTTCCAGTTGCGTTGGCTGCAAATAGCCGGGAACCTGCGTGAGCATATTAAAATTTTCATCGAGGTAAACTGTGGTGGGATAAGAAAGTTTGTTATTCAAAAGAGAAGCGGCTAGTTGGTGGGTTGAACGCGGAACAGCCGGATTGGGATTTATGAAAGTGTAATTGTTGAACAAAATCGTATCTTTCATCTCAGCATCCAGCCGCACTGCATAAAATTTATCATTCACGTATTTTGCAATCACAGGATTAGTAAAAGTATTTTTCTCCATCACCTTGCACCATCCGCACCATTGCGTATAAACATCAATGAAAACTTTTTTCTTTTCTTTCTTGCTTAACTCAACTGCTTCCTGAAATGAATGCCATTTGATTTTTTCTCCTTCTTCCGGTTTTGGTGCGGGCGAAGAAGAATTCTGTAAAATGAAACCGCTGAAAAAAATTCCCAAAAGTAAAATTGCGAATATGATTTTTATTTTTTTCAAATGAGAAGTAAAGATAAGGAATTTACCGCGTTGTACGAGATGCAAGGAGGAGTTTAGCCGAGTTTGGATAAATCGTGCATCACTCCCGAATCAACAACCTGAACCATTTCTCCTTTTTCATTCATAAAATCAAAATGCCAGCCCACTTCCATGCCACCGGTTTTTTCATTCTGTTTCAAAGAAGTTACAGTAACTTCCACCTTTGTTTTTTGATTTGCGTAAATGGGTTTGATAAATTTCCAGTTGTAAATTCCCAATCCACAGATAACTGATTTTCCAAAACGCGGAACCCACTCTCTGCGGTAAATCAAATTAAAAACATGTGGGCCGCTAGCAATTAATCCTTTGAAGATAGTTTTCTTTGCGGCTTCTTTATCTATGTGAAAATCGAGCGGGTCGAATTGTTTTGCAAATTCAATAATGTCTTCTTCAGATAAAATTATTTCTCCGAAGTCAAACTTTTTCCCAATTGTCAATTCATTCATAAAATCAAAAGTACCGGAAAATAAATTTTCACTGAAGAAATAATTATTGAAATCTTATAACTCTATTTGACTTCCTGCATCAGTTTGCGGACAAAGGGAGAAATGATGAGCATTACTATTCCTGCAATGAGCGCATAAATTGCAAGTTGTTTATAACCGTCAGTGTATGAAATTAATTTTTCCGTTAAGGATGCATTGGTGGTTGTCGTTGACATGCCTGCGCCTAAAATTCCTGCAACGTATTGTCCGTATGCGCTTGCAAGAAACCACATGCCCATCATTACTCCCTGCAATGGCTGAGGAGATAATTTTGTCATGATAGATAACCCGATGGGCGACAAACATAATTCGCCAAGCGTAATGACAAAATAAGCAAGCGTGAAAACATCAAGCGATGTAATTCCTTTTTCATTCGCAAAAAATTTTGTAGCATAAAAAACATAGAAAGCAAGCGCGAGAAATAAAAATCCAAATCCAAATTTCATTACTGTGTTCGGTTCACTATTTTTTTTATTCAACCCAATCCAAATTATTCCAAGAAGAGGAGCGAAGAGAATAACGAACAAGGAATTTGATGCATTGTTAACTCCATTCGGGTCAACTTCAACTCCCAATAATTTATGCGATAAATTTTCCGCTGCAAATAAACTCAGCGAACCACCGCTTTGTTCAAAGAATGCCCAGAATAAAATTGAGAAAATGATAAACACAAGCGCTGCCCAAAGTTTTTTTCTTTCTTCGGAAGAAAATTTTACCATCTCATAAAAAATATAAATGAGCGTGCAAGGACCAATGATATACATAAACCAATCGGTGTATTCGGTTTTGGAAACCATTTTCATTACGATAGGAATTACAAGCAATGCGCCTATGTAAACTGCATACTCATACCATTTTTTATTTTTTTTGTTTTCATCTTTTTCAAATGGCGACAAACCAATCGGACCCAAGGATTTTTGTGTGAAAAGAAAAGTAACTAAACTAATCGTCATTACAATTGCCGCCAACCCGAACGCAAGATTCCATGAATAACTTTTTCCTATAGCAATGCACGCATATCCGCCAAGCAATGCGCCAATATTTATTCCTGAATAAAACAAAGAAAAGCCGGCATCGGTTCTGTAGTCGCCTTTTTTATAGAGCCGTCCAACCATTGTTGAAATATTCGGTTTGAAAAATCCTGTACCAATAATTGTAAAACTGATTCCGAGAAAGAAAAAGTTATGCGGATTGACTGCTAAAATGCAACTTCCGGCAATCATTAAAATTCCTCCCCAGAAAAGTGATTTGCGGAAGCCGAGAATTTTATCTGCAAATAATCCGCCAATGAAAGTGAATGCATAAACAAATGCCTGCGTGGCTCCATACTGAAGATTTGCTACATCATCTTTCATCATCAGTTGATTCACCATGAAGAAAGTGAGCATGCCGCGCATTCCATAAAAACAAAATCGTTCCCACATTTCTGAAAAGAATAAATACCAAAGTTGCTTTGGATATTTTCCTTTGAAATCCTGAATTTGTTCTAAGGAAGGTTCGCTCATTCGTAAATTAAAAAGTGAAGATAATTATTAAGCGTTCGGTGAAGCGGTTTTACTTTCGCATAAAATATCAGCCGCGCGCTCAAGTTCAGAATCAAATTCACCAGCAGATTTTAATCCTGCATTTTTCAGCGCGAGAAGGTTTTCAGAAGAAGCATTGCTCATGTCTTCGCTTGCTCCTGCCAAATCAGGCATGAGGCGAATATAATTTTCAGGATAACCGACCGCATCAAAAATTTGCTGCAGCTGAAAATCCACCGTGTCGGAAACTCCGCTCATCATAATATCAATCACCGGTCGCGCCCACCCGGCAAGTCCCCAGTTTTTTGCTTTATCATATTCATAAGGAACTTTCACGGTTCCGGTTCCAACCGAGAGAATAAACATTTCGGAAGCAGAAGCCATTTTCTTTCCGCGCTTTTTCCTCTCCTCTATTCCGCTTTCAAAAATTTGCCTTGCTTCGGCATAGGCGCAGAGGGTGGGATTGTTAGCAAAAACTCCTCCATCCACCAAAGGAAATTTATTTCCGGCAAATGATTGCGCAAGCGATGGTTCAAAATAAGTTGGCGCAGCAGAAGTGGAACGCGCCACCTGCCGGAGAAGAAAATTATAATCCGGATTCTCTTTTGCTTTTCGCTGGCGGAAAAAAAAAGGAGTGCGCGCTTGAATATCGTAAGCAGTAATGATGCAATGTTTCAAGCATTGACTCAGTTTCAAATCATCAAAATATTTTTTTAAGTTTTCTTCGAGCGGAGATGCATCAAATTTTTCCCCAAGAATTCCATCAAACGATTCCACTTCCTTGAGAAAAGAACGGTTGAAAATTGCAGAACCATTTTTCAAATATAAATCCACCGCTTCTTCGGCAGCAAATTTTGCTTTTGTGACAGAAGCAGAAGAAATATCCGGTGCATTATATAATATAGAAAGAATTCCCCCGGTGCTCGTGCCTGCAATCAAATCAAAAAAATCTGAAATGCGGGCGTTGGAATTTCCGGATTTCTGTTGGAGTTTTTTCTCCAGTGAAATTAAAATTTGTCCGGGTAAAATTCCGCGAATGCCTCCGCCATCAATGGAAAGAATTTTAATGAGTTTCATTTTAAAAAAGGGAAAAATTATTCTACATCCACATAACCTGCTCCTCCATAAGCATACCGGTAATTTTTATAATAATATCTTGAAAATTTTTGCTTCACATTATTCAGAAGAAAAGCAAATCTTTCAATTTTATTATTGGCAACAACTTTATGGGCGAAATTAAGAGCGTCCATTGAGCCGCGGTCGGTATTGAGGATAAATAAATTTATGTCGGAATATTTCATCAGCACAAGTGCATCTGAAATAATTCCCAGCGGAGGAGAATCCATAATTATATAGTCGTAATTTTTTCTTCCGTATTCAATAATGGAAGGAAAATTTCCACTCACAATTAATTCGGAAGCATTGGGCGGTGCCGGGCCGGAAAGAATAACATCCATGTTTTCAATCTGTGTTTTCAAAATTGTTTCGGCAACAGTTGCTTTTCCGATGAGCACAGAACTGATTCCGCCACCGGGAGTCAATTGAAGTGCAGAATGAATTTTGGGTTTATGTAAATCCATTTCCATGAGCAAAACTTTTTTTCCTCCTTTGGCGAGAATAGTGCCGAGATTGATGGAGCAAAAAGTTTTTCCGGCAGAAGGACGATTGGAAGTAATTAAAATGATTTTGTTTTTGGCTTCCGGAGCAAGATAATCGAGATTTGTTCTTACTGAGCGGAATGCTTCAGTAACAAACGAACGCGGATTGGAATCCACAATAAGGTATGAATCTTTTGCTTCTTTTGAATGAAACACTTC includes the following:
- a CDS encoding patatin-like phospholipase family protein, producing MKLIKILSIDGGGIRGILPGQILISLEKKLQQKSGNSNARISDFFDLIAGTSTGGILSILYNAPDISSASVTKAKFAAEEAVDLYLKNGSAIFNRSFLKEVESFDGILGEKFDASPLEENLKKYFDDLKLSQCLKHCIITAYDIQARTPFFFRQRKAKENPDYNFLLRQVARSTSAAPTYFEPSLAQSFAGNKFPLVDGGVFANNPTLCAYAEARQIFESGIEERKKRGKKMASASEMFILSVGTGTVKVPYEYDKAKNWGLAGWARPVIDIMMSGVSDTVDFQLQQIFDAVGYPENYIRLMPDLAGASEDMSNASSENLLALKNAGLKSAGEFDSELERAADILCESKTASPNA
- a CDS encoding DUF255 domain-containing protein, whose translation is MKIIFAILLLGIFFSGFILQNSSSPAPKPEEGEKIKWHSFQEAVELSKKEKKKVFIDVYTQWCGWCKVMEKNTFTNPVIAKYVNDKFYAVRLDAEMKDTILFNNYTFINPNPAVPRSTHQLAASLLNNKLSYPTTVYLDENFNMLTQVPGYLQPTQLEPILKYFGENAYPTTKWEEYQKNFKGEISSPPPPVTPPSPH
- a CDS encoding peptide MFS transporter translates to MSEPSLEQIQDFKGKYPKQLWYLFFSEMWERFCFYGMRGMLTFFMVNQLMMKDDVANLQYGATQAFVYAFTFIGGLFADKILGFRKSLFWGGILMIAGSCILAVNPHNFFFLGISFTIIGTGFFKPNISTMVGRLYKKGDYRTDAGFSLFYSGINIGALLGGYACIAIGKSYSWNLAFGLAAIVMTISLVTFLFTQKSLGPIGLSPFEKDENKKNKKWYEYAVYIGALLVIPIVMKMVSKTEYTDWFMYIIGPCTLIYIFYEMVKFSSEERKKLWAALVFIIFSILFWAFFEQSGGSLSLFAAENLSHKLLGVEVDPNGVNNASNSLFVILFAPLLGIIWIGLNKKNSEPNTVMKFGFGFLFLALAFYVFYATKFFANEKGITSLDVFTLAYFVITLGELCLSPIGLSIMTKLSPQPLQGVMMGMWFLASAYGQYVAGILGAGMSTTTTNASLTEKLISYTDGYKQLAIYALIAGIVMLIISPFVRKLMQEVK